The segment AATACGCCGGGCCTGCGCAAATCCTTCAAAGCAAGACATCTGACCATGATCGCCCTCGGCGGCTCGATCGGAACCGGATTGTTCCTCGCCAGCGGCGGGGCCATCGCCTCCTCCGGTCCGGGCGGAGCACTGCTCGCCTACACGGCCGTCGGTATTATGGTCTATTTTCTGATGACCAGCCTTGGGGAGCTGGCCACCTATCTGCCCGATTCCGGTTCCTTCAGCACCTACGGTACAAGGTTCGTCAGCCCCGCCTTCGGCTTCGCTATCGGCTGGAACTTCTGGTACAACTGGGCGGTGACCATTGCAGCCGAACTGTCAGCAGCCACCGTTATCATTAAGTACTGGTTCCCGGACAGCCCTTCGTTCCTGTGGAGTCTGCTCTTCCTGGCGCTCATGTTCGGCCTGAACTTCCTGTCTGCACGGGGGTACGGCGAGTCGGAATACTGGTTCGCCATTATCAAGATTATTACGGTGGTCGTCTTCCTGACGGTCGGCGTCCTGATGATCTTCGGGATTCTGGGCGGCAAGGCCGTGGGCTTCAGCAACTTTCAACTCGGAGGCAGCTCGTTCCATGGCGGCTTCTTCGCCTTCGTCGGGGTCTTCATGGCCGCCGGGTTCTCCTTCCAGGGAACAGAGCTGGTCGGTGTCGCCGCCGGAGAGAGCGAGAATCCGCGCCGCAACGTGCCGATCGCAATCCGCCAGGTATTCTGGCGGATCCTGATCTTCTATATTTTCGCGATTGCCGTCATCGGCCTGCTGATTCCTTATACGAATCCCGACCTGCTCCGCGGCGGTATTGATGATATTGGCGTCAGCCCGTTCACCATCGTCTTCAACAAAGCAGGGCTGGCGATTGCCGCCTCAGTCATGAATGCCGTGATCCTCAGCTCCGTGCTGTCTGCCGGGAATTCCGGAATGTACGCCTCCACCCGTGTCCTGTACGCCATGGCCAAGGATGGAATGGCACCGCGCGCGCTCGGCAAGCTGAACCGCAGAGGAGTTCCTGTAGGCGCACTGCTCGTGACAACCGCTGTCGGCATGCTCGCCTTCCTCGCCTCCTTCTTCGGGGACGGCGCGGTGTACAATTGGCTGCTTAACGCTTCCGGGATGTGCGGCTTCATCAACTGGCTCGGAATTGCCGTCTGCCATTACCGTTTCCGCCGGGCCTTCGTGAGGCAGGGCCATTCGCTGGAGGAGCTGCCTTACCGGGCAAGATGGTTCCCGTTCGGTCCGCTGTTTGCCTTCGCTCTGTGTATGGTCGCCGTATTCGGCCAGAACATGGGCGCCTTCACCGGTGCGAAGATCGACTGGTACGGCATTCTGGTCTCCTATGTCAGCGTGCCGCTGTTCCTGCTGATCTGGCTGGGCTATGGCTGGTTCCGCAAGAGCAGCCTTATCCCGCTGGAGAAGTGTGATCTGAGCACGCACGCAGACTGATTCATTGCAGCAGAAGTGGAAACGGTATTGCCGTCCTTCTAAAGGACGGTACCGTTTCAGCAAAAGACCGGTTTTGATCCCGCAGCAACGGGCCAAAACCGGTCTTTTGAGTATCGGTAGCTTAAGTTAGCTTCTATTCCTGAGGAACCC is part of the Paenibacillus sp. FSL M7-0420 genome and harbors:
- a CDS encoding amino acid permease, whose product is MQAQQPKRPAVQAGNANTPGLRKSFKARHLTMIALGGSIGTGLFLASGGAIASSGPGGALLAYTAVGIMVYFLMTSLGELATYLPDSGSFSTYGTRFVSPAFGFAIGWNFWYNWAVTIAAELSAATVIIKYWFPDSPSFLWSLLFLALMFGLNFLSARGYGESEYWFAIIKIITVVVFLTVGVLMIFGILGGKAVGFSNFQLGGSSFHGGFFAFVGVFMAAGFSFQGTELVGVAAGESENPRRNVPIAIRQVFWRILIFYIFAIAVIGLLIPYTNPDLLRGGIDDIGVSPFTIVFNKAGLAIAASVMNAVILSSVLSAGNSGMYASTRVLYAMAKDGMAPRALGKLNRRGVPVGALLVTTAVGMLAFLASFFGDGAVYNWLLNASGMCGFINWLGIAVCHYRFRRAFVRQGHSLEELPYRARWFPFGPLFAFALCMVAVFGQNMGAFTGAKIDWYGILVSYVSVPLFLLIWLGYGWFRKSSLIPLEKCDLSTHAD